The genomic stretch GTGATAAAGTAGTGTTCCATGAAAAAACATACCATATTCTTCAATATGTAACAGACCTGTACCGTGGGGAGTTGGCCACAGACAACGAGGAGGCGTCCCATCTGATGGACAATTTAGACTGGAAAGGGGCTGTTGCTGATATACAGGGAGCCGCTAAGTTTCTAATTAGCAAAGGATGTACAAAGGTATGCCGCTAACATACATGTGCTTCGCGAagatacatttgtttacattattttcttCTAAGATAACCTATTGTGGATGAAGGATAACTTTGTAACAATTTATCTTATAAACTTAATAGAAACCCCCCTGAATAGTCGAGCATGCTGTCGTCTGTCGTGTGGATTATAGGTGTATGAATAACTACGACATTGTTAGGAATGGGATAATTTTGAATTACTGATGTTAATCAAACCTATATGCAGAGGTTACAATGAAAACATTTGATGCATGTTGTTAACATGACGCCACAATCTTACTACACCTCATAACACAAAAGTTAGGTACAGTCGGTTAGATGGTCATAGACCATTAATTTCTGCAAGATTTTCATAGGGGCTGTTGCATTACAATCTTTCAAACTGGCATTATGGTAACTTTTAACGAAATAAATACCGATTGGTTTTTAGTTTTAGGTGAAGGTCTTAGGGACTTAATGTACcatgaaatatgtttttgaaCATTATCACTGCATAAAATGATTTGACCTGCAATCATATAAGCTGGTATGCTTATTGTTTGGGAGGAAAGACAAGCGCCTATTGATATTGCGATCAGAAGTCGAGGTCAACGTAACATATGGATGTAAAATGAAATTCTTTTCAGTACGATTGCTATCCAGATAATGCTTTGGCCTGCAATCGTCTTAATTTGTATGCCTGTTATTTGGGAGGAAAAAAATTAGCCTATTGATattgaggtcaaaggttaaaGTTACATGGGTTTGTAAAATGAAATCTGTTTCCACATGAACTCTAGATTTGCGTTGACATAGTGATTTTAAGGTCCTCACATCAAAGTTCAAGGCAACCGGGCTTTGTAGCAACTTTGTTTCATTGGCCACGTTGTTACCACAATATATCACTTCTAGAACTGAGATCACTGACATTAGTATGCTGGTGGTTATTGAAGACATTTGAGATCAAGAGATCTAAGGTGAAGGGCATAGGGGTATCaagtaaaagaaatattttaataattgcacGAATTAACAACTGAGCTGCACTTAATGGGAATGATTCGTATAATGCAATGGTTGGACGCCATATATTGTTCATTTTTGTCACAATAGTAAATAGCATATTCTCGCTTTACAGGTGGGTGTAACCGGATTCTGTATGGGCGGGGCTCTTTCCCTTGCAGCAGCTGCCCTGGTTCCTGAAATCTCAGCCGCTGCCCCTTTTTATGGTATCCCAAGCAAGGGACTTTGTGACGTCGGCACGATCACGATTCCCGTTCAGGCTCACTTCGGGTCAACTGATGACTATATAGGCTTTTCATCACCAGCTGACGCAAAGTTACTTGCCGAAAAGCAGAAACATAATAAGAACTTTGAACTTTTTATGTACGAAGGCTGCGGCCATGCTTTCACCAACCCCACAGGTCCGCTTGGAAATTATAACGAGGATGCCTGCACGTTGGCACTTGGGCGTATGGGTGAATTTATGAACAAGCACCTTGCTTAATTTTTGGTATATGTATTGCGTGTGTCTTCTGACTAAACGTTGAACTGTTTTACGTACAAAGGATGTGATCGTAGCTTTGTCCAATCAACTGGGCCGCTTGGTACATGTAATTATAACGAGAGAGTTTTTCAAGTTGGTCATCGGGAATTACAATATGTACCAACAAACACCTTAGTTTATTTTTTTCTCCTTTGGTCTTTCTTGCGCTTTCAATGAGTGAATTTGCTAGTTGTCGCTTTATTTAACCCTTAGACGTCCATTTTTATGTTTCTAACTATTGTGTTTGTAAAGTTTTTCTTACATTAGTTTCTCTTTAACTTGGCGATTTCCTTTGAGTGTAAACGCATTACGAATCCAATTAATCAATGATACGAATTATTATTAGGGAGTCATGTATACAATACCCTTCTTTTGCAAAATTGATCACATTCATTATCActcttgattattttttattaatacacTACATTGACTAACAGCTTATACATGTTAACTACTTAATGTCAGATTGGTTGAcatgaaaataatctaaattgaATGATATTAAAGTTTTCTTTGCTCCATTTTGTGTTGTATTGTGCTTTGATGTTCGTGTGATATTGTTTGTCAACGTATtataaacaacaaacatatatgataaattatatatgtgtataaggCCAATATTTACAAGTTACGTGCGGCAGAATGTGAGTCTCATGCAAGAAGTGGTTGAACTAATACATATAGCTTAACTAACCACAATGTCCGTGGTACGCAGATATGAATCACTATTGCTTGGTCTGTCACCGTAAATGTAACACACACTAAAGACGTATCTGTTATAAACCTTAATCGTTGCCAAATCTAATACTGCGCATGGGAACACAATTTATGTTGATTTAGACACACTGCAACAGTGTGGAGTGAGACGAGTTATTCATCGAATTCATGCATCAATCATGTACAATGGAGACACACACACGATTGAATAAATTGATGTGTTAACGGTGACAGTATCATTCAGACGTGGAGTTCATTAATTAACTAAATTCTTATTTgctatgaacatgtatattttctttttcttcaGATTGGGTTCTATATGGTCATTTTTACCATAATTTTTGAAGTCTAGAAATCTTACAACTGCATGACCATTGCTGTCATTCCTATCATTTAATTTGCTTAGCGTATGTATCATTTGACTTTTAAGATTATATAGGGACCTACTGCACGTGAATATAAGTAACCTGGCTTAATTTCACAGTACATACCAGAAGCTGTCAAAGACAATATAGTATGTGCCTAGTATTCGCTACCGGAGCATTGTTGTCGGTAGAGTACACTAAGAATTTGAGATTGCATTCGTTGCGCACAGAAGTCTTATATGCAAGTTTAAACAAAAGGGAATAATAACTAATTAATAACGCAATCGCGAATTTTGACAATCTGAGGtgaagacatttaaaaaaaatgttatgttgAAAACCGCTTGCAAAATGCAGGAGTTGTGCTCACAAACCTGTAGATGTTATTTTAAACAGGATAATATCTCTTTTAAAAACGTTCTAGTGAAATCTTGtaatttttgataataattattttgtcaaGTTGACGGACAATCGCATGGACAATGTAGGAGATTtgcgcacatattttgttttatttgaaatatcaAAAGATCGCTATAACTTCTAACAAACGGAATCACAAAACCTTGACAATATGCGCTAAAGTCCATTGGGAAATTATTTGGTCAGTTTGACGAAAATCTCATCCAAGATGAATGAGGGATTGCTCACATAAGCTTGATTATGTATTTTAAGGTAGAGCGTAATAACGCCCTAAATATCATAACCCGACCGCAAAACCTTATTCGTTGTGGAATTTGGAGGTCATTTTTCTGTAAAGGTTTGACGAAAGTCGCAGGAAAAGTGGAGATTGAGTGTGCGGTCCTTCTGTGCAAGGGACTGCATTATGCGAGGAATAGGAATGTTTCCCAATGTATCCCAACACTCCAACCGAAAAAGCTTACTTGCCTCTCAAATTtcgaattatagctgcaatttgaCGAAATACGCATGCTCGAAGATAATGGCGGCTACTGTATCTGTATTCCTACCATTGTgttcacaccggtcttactgacctgtgtactaacgcgaaaggaattgtgggtagcacttcttttacgagtgaaaagtgaaagcgaaagtaggtcaggtaatcgtgcttctgataatcgctatcagtcttaataaagattcaaaatcacatttaaacataattaaattacatttctttaaacaacattccgttttaaacacacacttaaaaccgatttttctttcattattaacatttgcattcctacgcagaactttTTTAGCGGAAGCATATTTctccaaaccaggggaatgtgatgcgtcttaggatagaggtgacaataacgtagtgacgtcaccatctatgtatagaatggtatTCCTACAAATTTTGGCGGGAGATACTACGTAACACATTTCCAAACGATTTATCTCTATAAATCGATTAACATAATGTCAATATACAAAGATAAACAATTGCACTTGCCGATTATATAAtcgaaattaaatttaaatactatACCACCAATCAGACAGCTATCATTTTAAACTTGTCAATTTGCATTTTACTTTAACTATGAGAATAAGAACACATTTCTTACATTATTTTTCCCCATTAATTAGACCGTTCAATCAAGTATTGTACCAATTTGCGTTATTGTTTGTAGGTCGGTGTGTCGAGGAAACAGCATAATTATAAAACGCCATGTGATAGCACCCCCTTCCATGTCCAAGCAGTGAACAAGCACGTTAAGTGCAGTCTCCGAATGAAACAGATTCATCTGCGAATGGAGATTCACTAAAAATGTAGTCACATTTAACTGGTATCATGTCATCAGTAAACGCCTAGAGATCACCGTGTCCGTCTATACGTCTACACCCACGCAGAGCATAGACCTTGCTTTGATAACAACTTTCGGCGTCCTGAAGTACGTTACCAGTTAACACCTTCAATTTATAAGTGTTAACTTAGAGAACTATTATTCATCTGGcaaatttaatgattttagttatttattCTAAACCACTTATAATACGCTGCACACGCTGCAAGTGCCATTTAGCAGCATTGATCGTATCGAAACAACGCAATGATATCTCGTAATAATCTAGCGCCCTTTCATAGTTTTCTTCCATTTCATAACAGTGACCAAGCAAATTCAGTGCAGTCTCAGGGTTATACaaattgttcttatttattgGATCacgtatataatataaagaagtgaaactccagctgctggagcagtattgaattttcattaaaaacaattagttggtcctttatttaaggcaagtgaccgattgcccaaacagcattgtgtcacaccggtcttactgacctgtgtgaatgcgcgctaagcattgtgggaaacggacttttttccatcatggcgttggtaaacataataaacacggaagtgaaaaatggtaattaattattatcaaaaacaggccccatcaaaccgggccagctgaaatatatacatggatgcagtttgtgcttcaaaaggagccacttttcatgtcagtctattgtttgtaagaatcacctaacacgtaacttagactaactaaacacgttgcaagactgtatcttcgaaatagtaaataaatcaaaatcattaataaatatttataatttaatacctgctgaaatttgaggacgtaaacgatttaaaataaacgctgtgaacattacaaggaatcttacatgtaggcctcatgtgtgaaaggaataatcagggataaaataaatggagttcaaaggatctaacattttgaggaggaagtcatggtatcttggacatttggcactttcatatatttatttagtagatactgaaaatgctgaatgtgctaattgcaacatcaaagacgagcaggtgagatttttacagctttatttttcttgacataaagtcgtatgttttccatttaatttatatggcgctctagtcttatttataagaatttagagatactttttatatgggctaaattctttgctccaaatattacccatataaaaagtagcttaatatttaagagcgtcaacaATTTGGACTAATggtgctcaattttagctcggctgttttcggggaaaaccctaggtattgtcatagctcgtcgtcagatgtccgcgtggtgctaaaacctttacatcggctctaaaatcaaagtgcttccacctataacattgaaacctcacatgtatatgcaccgtgatgatttctacacaccacacccattttggggtcactcggtcaaaggtcaaggtcactaacctctaaaaaaattcttttaaatttcatttattcaaaactgcaccgcagcctagcttggcacccataatgtggtgctcttgtttatatataattttaaaaatgtattaataaccagaatagtttatgcatgtataaataaaaagatacagccatgaacagtgtgttttaatttttaataaatatgctttgattgcgtatatgcaaaacaatgaagtccatatattgttaactgatttttaaaatgttgaatgtcacacattacgtaccagtccgtttatataccgaaactttatgtaccactatctgacactttatgtaccatatttataatataaagagataactaatttaatatgaatgtgtgttattgatgaaatgtattttgtgtgatagtat from Dreissena polymorpha isolate Duluth1 chromosome 10, UMN_Dpol_1.0, whole genome shotgun sequence encodes the following:
- the LOC127847783 gene encoding protein usf-like isoform X1, whose protein sequence is MLFKNKKNESFQTSSCCETVVHCLNGFYFGYISLAIIKVFLTNFLRQTFRIFNTMSKVTFDSTNAKGSCTGVLQGDVSQTKKGVIVLQEWWGMNEQIIKEAALIGSQGNFVTLVPDLYRGELATDNEEASHLMDNLDWKGAVADIQGAAKFLISKGCTKVGVTGFCMGGALSLAAAALVPEISAAAPFYGIPSKGLCDVGTITIPVQAHFGSTDDYIGFSSPADAKLLAEKQKHNKNFELFMYEGCGHAFTNPTGPLGNYNEDACTLALGRMGEFMNKHLA
- the LOC127847783 gene encoding protein usf-like isoform X2, producing MVFLTNFLRQTFRIFNTMSKVTFDSTNAKGSCTGVLQGDVSQTKKGVIVLQEWWGMNEQIIKEAALIGSQGNFVTLVPDLYRGELATDNEEASHLMDNLDWKGAVADIQGAAKFLISKGCTKVGVTGFCMGGALSLAAAALVPEISAAAPFYGIPSKGLCDVGTITIPVQAHFGSTDDYIGFSSPADAKLLAEKQKHNKNFELFMYEGCGHAFTNPTGPLGNYNEDACTLALGRMGEFMNKHLA
- the LOC127847783 gene encoding protein usf-like isoform X3: MSKVTFDSTNAKGSCTGVLQGDVSQTKKGVIVLQEWWGMNEQIIKEAALIGSQGNFVTLVPDLYRGELATDNEEASHLMDNLDWKGAVADIQGAAKFLISKGCTKVGVTGFCMGGALSLAAAALVPEISAAAPFYGIPSKGLCDVGTITIPVQAHFGSTDDYIGFSSPADAKLLAEKQKHNKNFELFMYEGCGHAFTNPTGPLGNYNEDACTLALGRMGEFMNKHLA